A single window of Salvia splendens isolate huo1 chromosome 6, SspV2, whole genome shotgun sequence DNA harbors:
- the LOC121808528 gene encoding protein piccolo-like isoform X3 encodes MATDADIVIRLPVCEARVEQLENVVDTIVKISMSEVPQENQNQDDKHNELPMVKGENFLKSPVTSEVHSEANGVAPDASKVVEPAEESQQNVEVSNNKDGDEDRGVVREEKCSMVSSVAVAPEMKAGDIIDACHIDDAAGVTQLSKETSNDHHGSYDSSTAENVALPKEILLESSLVSKETEPRTPCISQSEKLNLQSESTDDKFTNGKPTKEDLSSNLTLYPEPIENERSVEYDFNTTAEKASHEDISPQETITPLDTSNGDKLMSKSELNTPFSKEEDTVAQKGDKSVTASEDHGVTSKKTLSESHGDVECQSQTLEDVATGLNDLKRVEKFEESSPVQVEDAQIERDDHFEEESERLPLTEVSTEGPAENVALEATDNVKDREDLKEVEVSENEHKGDLAESFHASPENIEVSDLSQEDSVKATPEEQSRNVIPHGDTIKANKATINADDRHEERLEVFPTIILSSHEGVIMNAVLQEDTKVHTYGKVVEEVDNHKEVLENTDQTSKDGLDTLVDRPVELAKNEDASAKETQRSTEESNNTDKYGDIDAVPEVCCADSSVAISEIKVRDTLVDPDMDDAKVVTRISKDTSSDHHGINDSFTEDVALTDEILKKTESHTPCISEGSEDKESNILVTITDNKSVDEKPTEEDISCNLTDEVSKEGESDLNKMIAEQEELENNRSVENITSGETIKTLETSNSDELRSKNEEETIVQKSNEPATTSVDYGVPSDNTSSESHAGVECQDKTLEDAATSHSDIKVTEKSKEISVTPVEDSQIDHNEHLEEEGLPLTEASTWGTNDNVSKDTCEAKEQDEDHEEATFSESEQSTKCTLVTEDEQSTNAHRHGNKIKAEEATIDAAEGQKNGREEEE; translated from the exons ATGGCAACCGATGCAGATATCGTAATTCGACTACCGGTGTGTGAAGCA AGAGTGGAGCAACTTGAAAATGTTGTAGATACTATTGTCAAGATTTCTATGAGTGAAGTCCCCCAAGAAAACCAGAATCAAGATGACAAACACAATGAACTTCCTATGGTTAAGGgtgagaattttttaaaatcaccCGTGACTAGTGAGGTTCATTCCGAAGCAAATGGTGTTGCACCCGATGCCAGTAAGGTCGTTGAGCCCGCAGAAGAAAGCCAACAGAATGTCGAAGTATCAAACAACAAGGATGGTGACGAAGACAGAGGTGTGGTACGAGAAGAAAAATGCAGCATGGTTTCATCAGTAGCCGTTGCCCCAGAAATGAAGGCGGGAGATATAATAGATGCTTGTCATATAGATGATGCAGCGGGGGTGACTCAACTATCTAAAGAGACAAGCAACGACCATCATGGCTCGTATGATTCCTCCACCGCTGAAAATGTTGCCCTTCCAAAGGAGATATTACTGGAATCTAGTCTCGTGAGCAAAGAAACTGAGCCTCGTACACCTTGCATCTCACAAAGTGAGAAGCTGAATCTCCAATCAgagtcaacagatgacaaattTACAAATGGAAAGCCAACAAAAGAGGATTTGTCGTCTAATCTCACATTATATCCGGAGCCAATAGAAAATGAGAGAAGTGTTGAATATGATTTCAACACAACTGCAGAGAAAGCAAGCCATGAAGATATTTCACCTCAAGAAACGATCACACCACTCGATACTTCTAATGGCGACAAGTTAATGAGCAAGAGTGAGTTAAACACACCATTCTCTAAAGAAGAAGATACGGTCGCACAGAAAGGTGACAAGTCTGTGACAGCGTCAGAAGACCATGGAGTTACCTCAAAGAAGACTTTGAGTGAGAGCCATGGAGATGTCGAATGTCAGTCTCAAACCTTGGAAGATGTTGCTACAGGTCTTAACGACTTAAAGCGTGTTGAGAAGTTTGAGGAGAGCTCACCTGTCCAAGTTGAAGACGCACAGATAGAACGTGATGATCATTTTGAAGAAGAAAGTGAGAGGCTGCCATTGACAGAAGTATCAACCGAGGGGCCAGCTGAAAACGTTGCCCTAGAAGCCACGGATAATGTGAAAGACAGGGAAGACCTCaaagaagttgaagtttctgagAATGAGCATAAGGGAGATCTTGCAGAATCTTTTCATGCATCCCCTGAAAATATTGAAGTGTCTGATTTGAGCCAAGAAGACAGCGTAAAAGCTACTCCAGAGGAGCAAAGCAGAAATGTAATTCCACATGGAGACACAATTAAGGCAAACAAAGCAACAATAAATGCAGATGATCGACATGAAGAACGTCTTGAG GTTTTTCCAACAATTATTTTAAGTTCCCACGAAGGAGTAATCATGAATGCGGTTCTACAAGAAGATACGAAAGTCCATACGTATGGAAAAGTAGTTGAGGAGGTTGACAATCACAAGGAAGTTCTTGAG AACACAGATCAAACATCAAAAGACGGCCTTGATACTTTAGTTGATCGACCAGTGGAATTGGCCAAAAATGAAGACGCATCTGCCAAAGAAACCCAACGGAGTACTGAAGAATCCAACAACACTGACAAATATGGCGATATAGATGCAGTACCAGAGGTGTGCTGTGCGGATTCGTCAGTTGCAATCTCAGAAATAAAAGTGAGAGATACACTTGTTGATCCTGATATGGACGATGCGAAGGTGGTGACTCGGATATCTAAAGACACAAGTAGCGATCATCATGGCATAAACGATTCCTTCACTGAAGATGTTGCGCTTACAGATGAGATTTTAAAGAAAACTGAGTCTCATACGCCTTGCATCTCTGAAGGTTCTGAAGATAAGGAGTCAAATATCCTAGTGACAATAACAGACAACAAATCTGTGGATGAGAAACCAACAGAAGAGGATATTTCATGTAATCTCACAGATGAAGTCTCTAAGGAAGGGGAATCTGACCTCAATAAGATGATCGCGGAACAGGAGGAACTGGAAAATAATAGAAGTGTTGAAAATATTACATCTGGAGAAACAATCAAAACACTTGAGACTTCTAATAGTGACGAACTACGGAGCAAGAATGAAGAAGAAACGATCGTACAGAAAAGCAATGAGCCTGCGACAACTTCAGTAGATTATGGAGTTCCCTCAGATAATACTTCGAGTGAGAGTCACGCAGGCGTAGAATGCCAGGATAAAACCTTGGAAGATGCTGCTACAAGTCATAGTGACATAAAGGTTACAGAAAAGTCTAAGGAGATATCAGTTACCCCAGTCGAAGACTCACAAATAGATCATAATGAGCATTTGGAAGAGGAGGGGCTGCCATTGACAGAAGCGTCAACATGGGGCACCAATGACAACGTCTCAAAAGACACATGTGAAGCCAAAGAACAGGATGAAGACCACGAAGAAGCAACATTTTCTGAAAGCGAGCAAAGTACAAAATGTACCTTGGTGACAGAAG ATGAACAAAGCACTAATGCACACCGGCATGGAAACAAAATTAAGGCAGAGGAAGCAACAATTGATGCAGCTGAGGGGCAGAAGAACGGTCGTGAG gaagaggagtaa
- the LOC121808528 gene encoding protein piccolo-like isoform X2: MATDADIVIRLPVCEARVEQLENVVDTIVKISMSEVPQENQNQDDKHNELPMVKGENFLKSPVTSEVHSEANGVAPDASKVVEPAEESQQNVEVSNNKDGDEDRGVVREEKCSMVSSVAVAPEMKAGDIIDACHIDDAAGVTQLSKETSNDHHGSYDSSTAENVALPKEILLESSLVSKETEPRTPCISQSEKLNLQSESTDDKFTNGKPTKEDLSSNLTLYPEPIENERSVEYDFNTTAEKASHEDISPQETITPLDTSNGDKLMSKSELNTPFSKEEDTVAQKGDKSVTASEDHGVTSKKTLSESHGDVECQSQTLEDVATGLNDLKRVEKFEESSPVQVEDAQIERDDHFEEESERLPLTEVSTEGPAENVALEATDNVKDREDLKEVEVSENEHKGDLAESFHASPENIEVSDLSQEDSVKATPEEQSRNVIPHGDTIKANKATINADDRHEERLEVFPTIILSSHEGVIMNAVLQEDTKVHTYGKVVEEVDNHKEVLENTDQTSKDGLDTLVDRPVELAKNEDASAKETQRSTEESNNTDKYGDIDAVPEVCCADSSVAISEIKVRDTLVDPDMDDAKVVTRISKDTSSDHHGINDSFTEDVALTDEILKKTESHTPCISEGSEDKESNILVTITDNKSVDEKPTEEDISCNLTDEVSKEGESDLNKMIAEQEELENNRSVENITSGETIKTLETSNSDELRSKNEEETIVQKSNEPATTSVDYGVPSDNTSSESHAGVECQDKTLEDAATSHSDIKVTEKSKEISVTPVEDSQIDHNEHLEEEGLPLTEASTWGTNDNVSKDTCEAKEQDEDHEEATFSESEQSTKCTLVTEGAQIENTAESLNVPHENIRVSNISQENNIEFLPDEQSTNAHRHGNKIKAEEATIDAAEGQKNGREEEE, encoded by the exons ATGGCAACCGATGCAGATATCGTAATTCGACTACCGGTGTGTGAAGCA AGAGTGGAGCAACTTGAAAATGTTGTAGATACTATTGTCAAGATTTCTATGAGTGAAGTCCCCCAAGAAAACCAGAATCAAGATGACAAACACAATGAACTTCCTATGGTTAAGGgtgagaattttttaaaatcaccCGTGACTAGTGAGGTTCATTCCGAAGCAAATGGTGTTGCACCCGATGCCAGTAAGGTCGTTGAGCCCGCAGAAGAAAGCCAACAGAATGTCGAAGTATCAAACAACAAGGATGGTGACGAAGACAGAGGTGTGGTACGAGAAGAAAAATGCAGCATGGTTTCATCAGTAGCCGTTGCCCCAGAAATGAAGGCGGGAGATATAATAGATGCTTGTCATATAGATGATGCAGCGGGGGTGACTCAACTATCTAAAGAGACAAGCAACGACCATCATGGCTCGTATGATTCCTCCACCGCTGAAAATGTTGCCCTTCCAAAGGAGATATTACTGGAATCTAGTCTCGTGAGCAAAGAAACTGAGCCTCGTACACCTTGCATCTCACAAAGTGAGAAGCTGAATCTCCAATCAgagtcaacagatgacaaattTACAAATGGAAAGCCAACAAAAGAGGATTTGTCGTCTAATCTCACATTATATCCGGAGCCAATAGAAAATGAGAGAAGTGTTGAATATGATTTCAACACAACTGCAGAGAAAGCAAGCCATGAAGATATTTCACCTCAAGAAACGATCACACCACTCGATACTTCTAATGGCGACAAGTTAATGAGCAAGAGTGAGTTAAACACACCATTCTCTAAAGAAGAAGATACGGTCGCACAGAAAGGTGACAAGTCTGTGACAGCGTCAGAAGACCATGGAGTTACCTCAAAGAAGACTTTGAGTGAGAGCCATGGAGATGTCGAATGTCAGTCTCAAACCTTGGAAGATGTTGCTACAGGTCTTAACGACTTAAAGCGTGTTGAGAAGTTTGAGGAGAGCTCACCTGTCCAAGTTGAAGACGCACAGATAGAACGTGATGATCATTTTGAAGAAGAAAGTGAGAGGCTGCCATTGACAGAAGTATCAACCGAGGGGCCAGCTGAAAACGTTGCCCTAGAAGCCACGGATAATGTGAAAGACAGGGAAGACCTCaaagaagttgaagtttctgagAATGAGCATAAGGGAGATCTTGCAGAATCTTTTCATGCATCCCCTGAAAATATTGAAGTGTCTGATTTGAGCCAAGAAGACAGCGTAAAAGCTACTCCAGAGGAGCAAAGCAGAAATGTAATTCCACATGGAGACACAATTAAGGCAAACAAAGCAACAATAAATGCAGATGATCGACATGAAGAACGTCTTGAG GTTTTTCCAACAATTATTTTAAGTTCCCACGAAGGAGTAATCATGAATGCGGTTCTACAAGAAGATACGAAAGTCCATACGTATGGAAAAGTAGTTGAGGAGGTTGACAATCACAAGGAAGTTCTTGAG AACACAGATCAAACATCAAAAGACGGCCTTGATACTTTAGTTGATCGACCAGTGGAATTGGCCAAAAATGAAGACGCATCTGCCAAAGAAACCCAACGGAGTACTGAAGAATCCAACAACACTGACAAATATGGCGATATAGATGCAGTACCAGAGGTGTGCTGTGCGGATTCGTCAGTTGCAATCTCAGAAATAAAAGTGAGAGATACACTTGTTGATCCTGATATGGACGATGCGAAGGTGGTGACTCGGATATCTAAAGACACAAGTAGCGATCATCATGGCATAAACGATTCCTTCACTGAAGATGTTGCGCTTACAGATGAGATTTTAAAGAAAACTGAGTCTCATACGCCTTGCATCTCTGAAGGTTCTGAAGATAAGGAGTCAAATATCCTAGTGACAATAACAGACAACAAATCTGTGGATGAGAAACCAACAGAAGAGGATATTTCATGTAATCTCACAGATGAAGTCTCTAAGGAAGGGGAATCTGACCTCAATAAGATGATCGCGGAACAGGAGGAACTGGAAAATAATAGAAGTGTTGAAAATATTACATCTGGAGAAACAATCAAAACACTTGAGACTTCTAATAGTGACGAACTACGGAGCAAGAATGAAGAAGAAACGATCGTACAGAAAAGCAATGAGCCTGCGACAACTTCAGTAGATTATGGAGTTCCCTCAGATAATACTTCGAGTGAGAGTCACGCAGGCGTAGAATGCCAGGATAAAACCTTGGAAGATGCTGCTACAAGTCATAGTGACATAAAGGTTACAGAAAAGTCTAAGGAGATATCAGTTACCCCAGTCGAAGACTCACAAATAGATCATAATGAGCATTTGGAAGAGGAGGGGCTGCCATTGACAGAAGCGTCAACATGGGGCACCAATGACAACGTCTCAAAAGACACATGTGAAGCCAAAGAACAGGATGAAGACCACGAAGAAGCAACATTTTCTGAAAGCGAGCAAAGTACAAAATGTACCTTGGTGACAGAAGGTGCACAAATAGAAAATACTGCAGAATCCTTGAATGTGCCCCATGAAAATATTAGAGTTTCTAATATTAGCCAAGAAAACAACATTGAATTTCTTCCAGATGAACAAAGCACTAATGCACACCGGCATGGAAACAAAATTAAGGCAGAGGAAGCAACAATTGATGCAGCTGAGGGGCAGAAGAACGGTCGTGAG gaagaggagtaa
- the LOC121808528 gene encoding protein piccolo-like isoform X1: MATDADIVIRLPVCEARVEQLENVVDTIVKISMSEVPQENQNQDDKHNELPMVKGENFLKSPVTSEVHSEANGVAPDASKVVEPAEESQQNVEVSNNKDGDEDRGVVREEKCSMVSSVAVAPEMKAGDIIDACHIDDAAGVTQLSKETSNDHHGSYDSSTAENVALPKEILLESSLVSKETEPRTPCISQSEKLNLQSESTDDKFTNGKPTKEDLSSNLTLYPEPIENERSVEYDFNTTAEKASHEDISPQETITPLDTSNGDKLMSKSELNTPFSKEEDTVAQKGDKSVTASEDHGVTSKKTLSESHGDVECQSQTLEDVATGLNDLKRVEKFEESSPVQVEDAQIERDDHFEEESERLPLTEVSTEGPAENVALEATDNVKDREDLKEVEVSENEHKGDLAESFHASPENIEVSDLSQEDSVKATPEEQSRNVIPHGDTIKANKATINADDRHEERLEVFPTIILSSHEGVIMNAVLQEDTKVHTYGKVVEEVDNHKEVLENTDQTSKDGLDTLVDRPVELAKNEDASAKETQRSTEESNNTDKYGDIDAVPEVCCADSSVAISEIKVRDTLVDPDMDDAKVVTRISKDTSSDHHGINDSFTEDVALTDEILKKTESHTPCISEGSEDKESNILVTITDNKSVDEKPTEEDISCNLTDEVSKEGESDLNKMIAEQEELENNRSVENITSGETIKTLETSNSDELRSKNEEETIVQKSNEPATTSVDYGVPSDNTSSESHAGVECQDKTLEDAATSHSDIKVTEKSKEISVTPVEDSQIDHNEHLEEEGLPLTEASTWGTNDNVSKDTCEAKEQDEDHEEATFSESEQSTKCTLVTEGAQIENTAESLNVPHENIRVSNISQENNIEFLPDEQSTNAHRHGNKIKAEEATIDAAEGQKNGRECVLWCRKRSKW; the protein is encoded by the exons ATGGCAACCGATGCAGATATCGTAATTCGACTACCGGTGTGTGAAGCA AGAGTGGAGCAACTTGAAAATGTTGTAGATACTATTGTCAAGATTTCTATGAGTGAAGTCCCCCAAGAAAACCAGAATCAAGATGACAAACACAATGAACTTCCTATGGTTAAGGgtgagaattttttaaaatcaccCGTGACTAGTGAGGTTCATTCCGAAGCAAATGGTGTTGCACCCGATGCCAGTAAGGTCGTTGAGCCCGCAGAAGAAAGCCAACAGAATGTCGAAGTATCAAACAACAAGGATGGTGACGAAGACAGAGGTGTGGTACGAGAAGAAAAATGCAGCATGGTTTCATCAGTAGCCGTTGCCCCAGAAATGAAGGCGGGAGATATAATAGATGCTTGTCATATAGATGATGCAGCGGGGGTGACTCAACTATCTAAAGAGACAAGCAACGACCATCATGGCTCGTATGATTCCTCCACCGCTGAAAATGTTGCCCTTCCAAAGGAGATATTACTGGAATCTAGTCTCGTGAGCAAAGAAACTGAGCCTCGTACACCTTGCATCTCACAAAGTGAGAAGCTGAATCTCCAATCAgagtcaacagatgacaaattTACAAATGGAAAGCCAACAAAAGAGGATTTGTCGTCTAATCTCACATTATATCCGGAGCCAATAGAAAATGAGAGAAGTGTTGAATATGATTTCAACACAACTGCAGAGAAAGCAAGCCATGAAGATATTTCACCTCAAGAAACGATCACACCACTCGATACTTCTAATGGCGACAAGTTAATGAGCAAGAGTGAGTTAAACACACCATTCTCTAAAGAAGAAGATACGGTCGCACAGAAAGGTGACAAGTCTGTGACAGCGTCAGAAGACCATGGAGTTACCTCAAAGAAGACTTTGAGTGAGAGCCATGGAGATGTCGAATGTCAGTCTCAAACCTTGGAAGATGTTGCTACAGGTCTTAACGACTTAAAGCGTGTTGAGAAGTTTGAGGAGAGCTCACCTGTCCAAGTTGAAGACGCACAGATAGAACGTGATGATCATTTTGAAGAAGAAAGTGAGAGGCTGCCATTGACAGAAGTATCAACCGAGGGGCCAGCTGAAAACGTTGCCCTAGAAGCCACGGATAATGTGAAAGACAGGGAAGACCTCaaagaagttgaagtttctgagAATGAGCATAAGGGAGATCTTGCAGAATCTTTTCATGCATCCCCTGAAAATATTGAAGTGTCTGATTTGAGCCAAGAAGACAGCGTAAAAGCTACTCCAGAGGAGCAAAGCAGAAATGTAATTCCACATGGAGACACAATTAAGGCAAACAAAGCAACAATAAATGCAGATGATCGACATGAAGAACGTCTTGAG GTTTTTCCAACAATTATTTTAAGTTCCCACGAAGGAGTAATCATGAATGCGGTTCTACAAGAAGATACGAAAGTCCATACGTATGGAAAAGTAGTTGAGGAGGTTGACAATCACAAGGAAGTTCTTGAG AACACAGATCAAACATCAAAAGACGGCCTTGATACTTTAGTTGATCGACCAGTGGAATTGGCCAAAAATGAAGACGCATCTGCCAAAGAAACCCAACGGAGTACTGAAGAATCCAACAACACTGACAAATATGGCGATATAGATGCAGTACCAGAGGTGTGCTGTGCGGATTCGTCAGTTGCAATCTCAGAAATAAAAGTGAGAGATACACTTGTTGATCCTGATATGGACGATGCGAAGGTGGTGACTCGGATATCTAAAGACACAAGTAGCGATCATCATGGCATAAACGATTCCTTCACTGAAGATGTTGCGCTTACAGATGAGATTTTAAAGAAAACTGAGTCTCATACGCCTTGCATCTCTGAAGGTTCTGAAGATAAGGAGTCAAATATCCTAGTGACAATAACAGACAACAAATCTGTGGATGAGAAACCAACAGAAGAGGATATTTCATGTAATCTCACAGATGAAGTCTCTAAGGAAGGGGAATCTGACCTCAATAAGATGATCGCGGAACAGGAGGAACTGGAAAATAATAGAAGTGTTGAAAATATTACATCTGGAGAAACAATCAAAACACTTGAGACTTCTAATAGTGACGAACTACGGAGCAAGAATGAAGAAGAAACGATCGTACAGAAAAGCAATGAGCCTGCGACAACTTCAGTAGATTATGGAGTTCCCTCAGATAATACTTCGAGTGAGAGTCACGCAGGCGTAGAATGCCAGGATAAAACCTTGGAAGATGCTGCTACAAGTCATAGTGACATAAAGGTTACAGAAAAGTCTAAGGAGATATCAGTTACCCCAGTCGAAGACTCACAAATAGATCATAATGAGCATTTGGAAGAGGAGGGGCTGCCATTGACAGAAGCGTCAACATGGGGCACCAATGACAACGTCTCAAAAGACACATGTGAAGCCAAAGAACAGGATGAAGACCACGAAGAAGCAACATTTTCTGAAAGCGAGCAAAGTACAAAATGTACCTTGGTGACAGAAGGTGCACAAATAGAAAATACTGCAGAATCCTTGAATGTGCCCCATGAAAATATTAGAGTTTCTAATATTAGCCAAGAAAACAACATTGAATTTCTTCCAGATGAACAAAGCACTAATGCACACCGGCATGGAAACAAAATTAAGGCAGAGGAAGCAACAATTGATGCAGCTGAGGGGCAGAAGAACGGTCGTGAG tgtgttttatggtgtaggaagaggagtaaatggtga